A genomic region of Phragmites australis chromosome 2, lpPhrAust1.1, whole genome shotgun sequence contains the following coding sequences:
- the LOC133909358 gene encoding integrin-linked protein kinase 1-like isoform X2, with the protein MAANGMKVAVHGQVTGGSMKHAAELRRQTSLESPRTGRATSRFLFGRQSSMDPNRRRGRSQSPVGSAEELTVPDNLDATMQLLFFACHGDAAGVEALVRSGVDVNSINLDGRTALHIAACEGHPDVVRVLLDWKANIDARDRWGSTAVADARCYGQTEVYDLLKAYGAKIPRNKRTPMMVSTPAEVPEYELSPTELQFRRGQELPPGVYHIAKWNGTKVSVKLLDRESCSDQEAINSFRNELTVLEKVRHPNVVQFVGAVTQNIPMMIVSELHAETDLSSCIQRKGKLHDQKVLRYALDIARGMTYLHQSKPDPIIHCDLKPKNIFLDSGGELKIAGFGVTRVSKVGPDKVKLANHEALVGSFSYHTAPELYRNEVFDSSVDAFSFGFILYEMVEGSIQVKTTDDSGHPIRFVGMRPSLKNRLKGYPPDFKALIEECWSSQAMARPTFSEIIIRLDKIYAHCAKQGSWKDSLKIWK; encoded by the exons ATGGCAGCGAACGGCATGAAGGTGGCGGTGCACGGGCAAGTCACCGGGGGCTCGATGAAGCACGCCGCGGAGCTCCGGCGGCAGACGTCGCTCGAGTCCCCGCGGACGGGGCGGGCGACCAGCCGGTTCTTGTTCGGGCGGCAGTCGTCGATGGACCCGAACCGTCGGCGCGGCCGGAGCCAGAGCCCCGTGGGGTCAGCGGAAGAGCTTACCGTGCCGGACAACCTGGACGCCACCATGCAGCTGCTCTTCTTTGCGTGCCACGGCGACGCGGCCGGCGTCGAGGCGCTGGTGCGGAGCGGCGTCGACGTCAACAGCATCAACCTGGACGGCCGCACCGCGCTGCACATCGCCGCGTGCGAGGGCCACCCGGACGTCGTCCGGGTGCTTCTCGACTGGAAGGCCAACATCGACGCGCGCGACCGGTGGGGCAGCACG GCAGTAGCTGATGCCAGGTGCTATGGCCAGACGGAGGTCTACGATCTCTTGAAAGCATATGGTGCAAAGATTCCG AGAAACAAGAGGACGCCGATGATGGTATCCACCCCGGCCGAGGTACCGGAGTACGAGTTGAGCCCAACTGAGCTCCAATTCCGGCGAGGGCAGGAGCTTCCCCCG GGCGTGTACCACATTGCGAAATGGAATGGCACAAAGGTTTCCGTAAAATTACTTGACAGAGAGAGTTGCTCCGACCAAGAAGCCAT AAACTCTTTCAGGAATGAGCTGACTGTACTGGAGAAGGTCCGGCACCCTAATGTGGTTCAGTTCGTTGGAGCCGTCACGCAGAACATACCTATGATGATTGTTTCTGAACTGCATGCAGAG ACTGATTTATCAAGCTGTATTCAGAGGAAAGGAAAGCTACATGATCAGAAGGTGCTAAGATATGCCCTTGATATCGCAAG GGGTATGACCTATCTCCATCAGTCCAAACCAGATCCCATCATCCACTGCGACCTAAAGCCAAA AAATATCTTCCTGGATAGTGGAGGCGAATTGAAAATTGCGGGATTCGGCGTGACAAGGGTGTCGAAGGTCGGCCCTGACAAAGTGAAATTGGCCAACCATGAGGCTCTTGTTGGCAGCTTCA GTTACCACACTGCGCCTGAGCTGTACAGAAATGAAGTATTTGACTCAAGCGTTGATGCTTTCTCATTCGGTTTCATCCTCTATGAG ATGGTTGAAGGATCAATTCAAGTGAAAACAACAGATGATTCGGGACACCCAATCCGGTTCGTGGGGATGCGGCCGTCACTGAAGAACAGGCTCAAGGGCTATCCTCCAGACTTCAAAGC GCTGATCGAAGAATGCTGGTCCTCTCAGGCCATGGCGAGGCCGACATTTTCGGAGATAATCATCCGGCTCGACAAGATCTACGCTCACTGCGCGAAGCAAGGGAGCTGGAAGGACTCGCTGAAGATTTG GAAATGA
- the LOC133909359 gene encoding putative metallophosphoesterase At3g03305, whose translation METRRKRLLPILLALVATAVAPSAAAGDEREVVEVSGAPDGVVWAVQLSDLHFSVHHPERAYDFRRYVGPALAMVNPSLVLITGDLTDGKSKDLLTMKQNEVEWMEYKSTIKDIIETSQLPRRIFYDLRGNHDSFGVPTSGGVYDFYQKYSINANLRRKGRVQSITLENSGRKHLFVGFDTTMEIGLRGPTNVFGHPTDEQLIELDQALSQWDTDFNKAPVTKIVFGHFPMSFSALTESGKSMKDVFLKHSLAAYLCGHLHTRFGKNLKCYYRRTVQEPSLSEHYYQFNMQQGYAIQSNKENCSEEAAHIEEFWEWEMGDWRKSRTMRILAIDDGYISYTDIDFRLGSKSIIVLPTFPVDSRFMQRASASRDFKCHIMGPTTFDTVRALVFSKHEIVSVSVKIYDSRPGTLEVVFDSEMKRVDSNETRGHMYLVPWNWRAFEDPSPNRYWLQIEVMDITGDTSVSQLRPFSVNGLAARVSWTWKEFFVMGIQWASIYHPALWCFFSLIFSLLLVPQVSAMVFKDQFTYKYLCSNGNQQTLLKYLVGGFIWLFVELARVVLVWFLLLVYIIYLVVFPWLFGHPITEDGNLTYMTYKSWILKRLNSGNEVVHAGTPDVMVIVLPHLCFVLLPTIVILAAMAAERTAYREHYLLRSGKKKDDYYQKSRRQIEHEFFWNGRWIRKFLCLLCLVVLWKHWKHCRALVKAYTMNPLLHSPVHFFFIPALIVFAIYKTSSI comes from the exons ATGGAGACGCGCAGGAAGCGGCTTCTCCCCATCCTCCTGGCCCTTGTCGCCACTGCGGTCGCCCCGTCCGCCGCTGCCGGTGACGAGagggaggtggtggaggtgtcCGGCGCTCCGGACGGGGTGGTGTGGGCGGTCCAGCTCTCGGATCTCCACTTCAGCGTCCACCACCCGGAGCGCGCCTACGACTTCCGGCGGTATGTCGGCCCGGCGCTCGCCATGGTCAACCCTTCCCTCGTCCTTATCACCGGAGACCTGACTG ATGGAAAAAGCAAAGATCTGTTAACAATGAAGCAAAACGAGGTGGAATGGATGGAATACAAAAGTACAATCAAGGATATCATTGAAACCAGCCAGCTTCCAAGAAGAATTTTCTATGATCTGAGAGGAAACCATGATAGCTTTGGTGTACCAACATCTGGTGGGGTCTATGACTTCTATCAGAAGTATAGCATCAATGCCAATTTAAGACGGAAGGGGCGTGTGCAAAGCATTACGTTGGAG AATAGTGGTCGGAAGCATCTATTTGTTGGCTTTGATACCACAATGGAGATTGGTCTCAGAGGCCCGACAAATGTATTTGGGCATCCAACTGATGAGCAGCTTATAGAATTGGATCAAGCATTGTCGCAGTGGGACACGGACTTCAACAAGGCTCCAGTGACAAAAATTGTATTTGGGCACTTCCCGATGTCTTTCTCAGCGTTAACAGAGTCAGGTAAAAGTATGAAGGATGTTTTTCTAAAGCACTCATTGGCAGCATACTTGTGTGGGCATCTTCATACAAGGTTTGGGAAGAATTTGAAATGCTACTATCGTAGAACAGTTCAGGAACCGTCATTATCAGAACATTATTACCAATTTAACATGCAACAAGGTTATGCAATCCAGAGTAATAAAGAAAACTGTTCCGAAGAAGCAGCTCATATTGAAGAGTTCTGGGAGTGGGAGATGGGTGATTGGAGGAAGAGCAGAACTATGAGGATATTAGCAATTGATGATGGTTATATCTCCTATACTGATATAGATTTCAGATTAGGCTCAAAGAGCATAATTGTACTACCTACCTTTCCTGTTGATTCAAGATTCATGCAGAGAGCTTCTGCTTCTCGCGATTTCAAATGTCACATCATGGGGCCGACAACTTTTGATACAGTGAGGGCTCTTGTATTCTCTAAACACGAGATAGTATCTGTTTCAGTAAAGATATATGACTCAAGACCAGGAACTCTTGAAGTAGTCTTTGACTCCGAAATGAAAAGGGTGGATTCCAATGAAACTAGAGGACACATGTATTTAGTTCCATGGAACTGGAGGGCATTTGAAGATCCCTCTCCCAACCGATATTGGCTCCAAATTGAAGTGATGGATATAACAGGTGACACTAGTGTCAGCCAGTTGAGGCCATTCTCTGTAAATGGCTTGGCTGCAAGAGTCAGCTGGACATGGAAGGAGTTTTTTGTGATGGGTATTCAGTGGGCTTCAATATATCATCCTGCACTCTGGTGTTTTTTCTCTCTGATTTTTTCATTGCTTCTTGTACCGCAAGTTTCAGCTATGGTATTTAAAGATCAGTTCACATATAAGTATCTGTGCTCAAACGGTAATCAGCAGACATTGTTGAAGTATCTAGTTGGTGGTTTCATCTGGCTCTTTGTTGAACTGGCTAGGGTGGTTCTTGTATGGTTTTTGCTCTTGGTGTATATTATCTATTTAGTTGTCTTCCCTTGGCTGTTTGGTCACCCTATTACTGAGGATGGTAACCTGACATACATGACatataaaagctggattcttAAAAGACTCAATAGTGGCAACGAAGTAGTCCATGCTGGAACTCCAGATGTCATGGTCATTGTTCTACCTCACCTATGTTTTGTGTTATTACCCACAATTGTGATTTTAGCTGCCATGGCTGCTGAGAGAACAGCGTATCGAGAGCATTATCTTTTGCGgtcaggaaaaaagaaagatgatTACTACCAAAAGAGCAGGAGACAAATAGAACATGAATTTTTTTGGAATGGTCGCTGGATTAGGAAATTTCTCTGTCTTCTCTGCCTGGTGGTTCTATGGAAACATTGGAAG CATTGCAGAGCTCTTGTGAAGGCTTATACAATGAATCCTTTGCTCCATTCGCCAGTACATTTCTTCTTCATTCCTGCACTCATAGTGTTTGCCATCtacaagacatcgtccatttaG
- the LOC133909358 gene encoding integrin-linked protein kinase 1-like isoform X1 — MAANGMKVAVHGQVTGGSMKHAAELRRQTSLESPRTGRATSRFLFGRQSSMDPNRRRGRSQSPVGSAEELTVPDNLDATMQLLFFACHGDAAGVEALVRSGVDVNSINLDGRTALHIAACEGHPDVVRVLLDWKANIDARDRWGSTAVADARCYGQTEVYDLLKAYGAKIPRNKRTPMMVSTPAEVPEYELSPTELQFRRGQELPPGVYHIAKWNGTKVSVKLLDRESCSDQEAINSFRNELTVLEKVRHPNVVQFVGAVTQNIPMMIVSELHAETDLSSCIQRKGKLHDQKVLRYALDIARGMTYLHQSKPDPIIHCDLKPKNIFLDSGGELKIAGFGVTRVSKVGPDKVKLANHEALVGSFSYHTAPELYRNEVFDSSVDAFSFGFILYEMVEGSIQVKTTDDSGHPIRFVGMRPSLKNRLKGYPPDFKALIEECWSSQAMARPTFSEIIIRLDKIYAHCAKQGSWKDSLKIWCVSRRFKRSNRSVKSRIHTES; from the exons ATGGCAGCGAACGGCATGAAGGTGGCGGTGCACGGGCAAGTCACCGGGGGCTCGATGAAGCACGCCGCGGAGCTCCGGCGGCAGACGTCGCTCGAGTCCCCGCGGACGGGGCGGGCGACCAGCCGGTTCTTGTTCGGGCGGCAGTCGTCGATGGACCCGAACCGTCGGCGCGGCCGGAGCCAGAGCCCCGTGGGGTCAGCGGAAGAGCTTACCGTGCCGGACAACCTGGACGCCACCATGCAGCTGCTCTTCTTTGCGTGCCACGGCGACGCGGCCGGCGTCGAGGCGCTGGTGCGGAGCGGCGTCGACGTCAACAGCATCAACCTGGACGGCCGCACCGCGCTGCACATCGCCGCGTGCGAGGGCCACCCGGACGTCGTCCGGGTGCTTCTCGACTGGAAGGCCAACATCGACGCGCGCGACCGGTGGGGCAGCACG GCAGTAGCTGATGCCAGGTGCTATGGCCAGACGGAGGTCTACGATCTCTTGAAAGCATATGGTGCAAAGATTCCG AGAAACAAGAGGACGCCGATGATGGTATCCACCCCGGCCGAGGTACCGGAGTACGAGTTGAGCCCAACTGAGCTCCAATTCCGGCGAGGGCAGGAGCTTCCCCCG GGCGTGTACCACATTGCGAAATGGAATGGCACAAAGGTTTCCGTAAAATTACTTGACAGAGAGAGTTGCTCCGACCAAGAAGCCAT AAACTCTTTCAGGAATGAGCTGACTGTACTGGAGAAGGTCCGGCACCCTAATGTGGTTCAGTTCGTTGGAGCCGTCACGCAGAACATACCTATGATGATTGTTTCTGAACTGCATGCAGAG ACTGATTTATCAAGCTGTATTCAGAGGAAAGGAAAGCTACATGATCAGAAGGTGCTAAGATATGCCCTTGATATCGCAAG GGGTATGACCTATCTCCATCAGTCCAAACCAGATCCCATCATCCACTGCGACCTAAAGCCAAA AAATATCTTCCTGGATAGTGGAGGCGAATTGAAAATTGCGGGATTCGGCGTGACAAGGGTGTCGAAGGTCGGCCCTGACAAAGTGAAATTGGCCAACCATGAGGCTCTTGTTGGCAGCTTCA GTTACCACACTGCGCCTGAGCTGTACAGAAATGAAGTATTTGACTCAAGCGTTGATGCTTTCTCATTCGGTTTCATCCTCTATGAG ATGGTTGAAGGATCAATTCAAGTGAAAACAACAGATGATTCGGGACACCCAATCCGGTTCGTGGGGATGCGGCCGTCACTGAAGAACAGGCTCAAGGGCTATCCTCCAGACTTCAAAGC GCTGATCGAAGAATGCTGGTCCTCTCAGGCCATGGCGAGGCCGACATTTTCGGAGATAATCATCCGGCTCGACAAGATCTACGCTCACTGCGCGAAGCAAGGGAGCTGGAAGGACTCGCTGAAGATTTGGTGTGTATCTCGGCGGTTTAAGCGATCTAATCGTTCAGTGAAAAGCAGAATCCACACTGAATCGTGA